Proteins from a genomic interval of Meiothermus sp.:
- a CDS encoding ABC transporter ATP-binding protein: MTVVALHQVRKVYKSGALEFEALKGVSLEIRQGEMVALMGPSGSGKTTLMQIIGLLDRPTEGRYVLAGRDVTTLTENERAEVRNQEIGFVFQAFHLLPRLNVLENVEVPLTYAGYSPHERRERALEVLQKVGLGDKLKNLPSQLSGGQKQRVAIARALTMRPSILLADEPTGNLDSKTAAEVMRLFQELNDEGTCVIIVTHEADIAEYTGRIVRIRDGQIESDGPNPHRKRAVGGVA; encoded by the coding sequence GTGACGGTGGTGGCCCTCCACCAGGTGCGCAAGGTGTACAAAAGCGGGGCGCTCGAGTTCGAGGCCCTCAAGGGCGTTTCGCTGGAGATTCGCCAGGGCGAGATGGTGGCCCTGATGGGGCCTTCGGGTTCGGGCAAAACCACCCTGATGCAGATTATCGGCCTGCTCGACCGGCCCACCGAGGGGCGCTATGTTTTAGCCGGGCGGGACGTCACCACCCTGACCGAAAACGAGCGGGCCGAGGTGCGCAACCAGGAGATCGGCTTTGTTTTCCAGGCTTTTCACCTGTTGCCGCGCCTGAATGTGCTGGAGAACGTGGAGGTTCCTCTTACCTACGCCGGTTATAGCCCCCACGAACGGCGGGAGCGCGCCCTCGAGGTGCTGCAAAAAGTGGGCCTGGGCGACAAGCTCAAGAACCTGCCCTCCCAGCTTTCGGGCGGCCAGAAGCAGCGGGTGGCCATCGCCCGGGCCCTGACCATGCGCCCCTCCATCCTGCTGGCCGACGAGCCGACCGGCAACCTCGACTCCAAAACCGCCGCCGAGGTGATGCGGCTGTTCCAGGAGCTCAACGACGAGGGCACCTGCGTGATTATCGTGACCCACGAGGCCGATATCGCCGAGTACACCGGGCGCATCGTGCGCATCCGGGACGGGCAGATCGAGTCCGACGGCCCCAACCCCCACCGCAAACGGGCTGTAGGAGGTGTGGCATGA
- a CDS encoding LOG family protein, protein MQLITVFGSSRAQPGTPAFAEAQAWGRAIAQAGFGVATGGYNGAMEAVSQGAKEAGGLVIGITAPSLFPQRNGPNLHVDLELPSSSLLTRIERLIDVSVACLALPGGVGTLAEILAAWNLNHIAQLHGKPLKPLGVHVGWLEVIRPGLEVTPDNLELLTPIDSLQSLKRFLNGLPSSPAPRR, encoded by the coding sequence ATGCAGCTCATTACGGTGTTTGGTTCATCGAGGGCACAGCCGGGCACACCTGCTTTTGCCGAGGCCCAGGCCTGGGGGCGGGCCATTGCCCAGGCCGGGTTCGGCGTGGCCACCGGCGGCTACAACGGGGCCATGGAGGCCGTCTCGCAGGGGGCCAAGGAAGCCGGGGGGCTGGTAATAGGCATTACCGCACCCAGCCTGTTTCCCCAGCGCAACGGGCCCAACCTGCACGTGGATTTGGAGCTGCCCTCCTCCTCGCTGCTCACCCGCATCGAGCGGCTGATTGACGTGAGCGTGGCCTGCCTGGCCCTGCCCGGTGGGGTGGGCACCCTGGCCGAGATTCTGGCGGCCTGGAACCTCAACCACATCGCGCAGCTACACGGCAAGCCGCTCAAACCGCTGGGGGTGCATGTGGGCTGGCTCGAGGTCATCCGCCCCGGCCTCGAGGTCACCCCCGACAACCTGGAGCTGCTCACCCCCATTGACTCGCTGCAAAGTCTGAAAAGGTTTCTAAACGGGCTTCCTAGCTCTCCAGCTCCCAGAAGGTAA
- a CDS encoding efflux RND transporter periplasmic adaptor subunit — protein sequence MTQARSRIRVPWLWLVVALVLAGLGGAAYWFLRPKPTSTAPTIETATVQRGVFRVSVSGPGTLEAVQTLAVKPAVNGTVLKLPTVGDRVQKGQLIVQLDPTNYNRALENARLALQKAQANLDKLRADQQSALATARQNLASAEVAYANARRDLEAARTNLEATQKLFDLGGASAQSLQSARDAYAKAQASLEIAQVNLNTARQALTLRSNANAQDLKNAQIAVEQARLEVKNAEENLASTKIYAPFDGVVSEVNAQVGSIGVGATVSNSTALLTLIDDSSVNLLVQIDESEIAKVRVGQKVEVTLDAFSNETFEGVVTAISPSARIQQNIAVFYVTVKVPNPERKLRPGMTAEGEIIAEEIPEALTIPKRAVQTVRNRAYVDVLQPDGSRETVRVVLGPDDGVNQVILEGLEPRQTVVLPSRVQPTSNNSSGQGGLRLPIGGGR from the coding sequence ATGACACAAGCCCGTTCCCGTATCCGCGTACCCTGGCTTTGGCTGGTTGTGGCTTTGGTGTTGGCCGGTCTGGGGGGTGCGGCCTACTGGTTCCTGCGGCCCAAGCCCACCAGCACTGCGCCTACGATCGAGACCGCCACGGTGCAGCGGGGGGTGTTCCGGGTCTCGGTCTCGGGGCCGGGCACCCTCGAGGCCGTGCAAACCTTGGCGGTTAAGCCTGCCGTAAACGGCACGGTGCTCAAGCTGCCCACCGTGGGCGACCGGGTGCAAAAAGGCCAGCTCATCGTGCAGCTCGACCCCACCAACTACAACCGCGCCCTGGAGAATGCCCGGCTGGCCCTGCAAAAAGCCCAGGCCAACCTGGACAAGCTGCGGGCCGACCAGCAGAGCGCCCTGGCTACGGCCCGGCAGAACCTGGCCAGCGCCGAGGTGGCCTATGCCAACGCCCGGCGCGACCTCGAGGCCGCCCGCACCAACCTCGAGGCCACCCAGAAGCTCTTCGACCTGGGAGGGGCCAGCGCCCAGAGCCTGCAAAGCGCGCGCGACGCTTACGCCAAGGCCCAGGCCAGCCTGGAGATCGCCCAGGTCAATCTCAACACCGCTCGGCAGGCCCTCACGCTCCGCAGCAACGCCAACGCGCAGGATCTCAAGAACGCCCAGATCGCCGTGGAGCAGGCTCGCCTCGAGGTCAAAAACGCCGAGGAAAACCTGGCCAGCACCAAAATCTACGCCCCCTTCGACGGGGTGGTCTCGGAGGTCAACGCCCAGGTGGGGAGCATCGGGGTGGGGGCTACGGTCAGCAACAGCACCGCCCTGCTCACCCTGATTGACGACAGCAGCGTCAACCTGCTGGTGCAGATTGACGAAAGCGAGATTGCCAAGGTCAGGGTGGGCCAGAAGGTGGAGGTGACCCTCGACGCCTTCAGCAACGAGACCTTTGAGGGGGTGGTGACGGCCATCTCGCCCAGCGCCCGCATCCAGCAGAACATCGCGGTGTTCTACGTGACCGTCAAGGTGCCCAACCCCGAGCGCAAGCTGCGCCCCGGCATGACCGCCGAGGGCGAGATCATCGCCGAGGAGATTCCGGAGGCCCTGACCATTCCCAAGCGAGCGGTGCAGACCGTGCGCAACCGGGCCTATGTGGACGTGTTGCAACCCGACGGCAGCAGGGAGACCGTGCGGGTGGTGCTGGGGCCCGACGACGGGGTGAACCAGGTGATATTAGAGGGCCTCGAGCCGCGCCAGACCGTGGTGCTGCCCAGCCGGGTACAGCCCACCTCCAACAACTCCAGCGGCCAGGGCGGCCTGCGCCTGCCTATCGGAGGTGGCCGGTGA
- a CDS encoding ABC transporter permease produces the protein MEVLALIYRNLRARPVRSILTLLGIVVSTASMVLFLSFGEGLRKALGAELSTVGPAVLVLPEGVEAFSPGYPELRPETVEALKKSASELGISQVIPYVVLTRGGLDPQSAFVFQGIPEGLSPQALYPNLTLAAGSLVPGPKGAVVGSRLAERNQLGLGKVLRLSPSISLRVEGILKPNGGLSDNIIYVPSSVVQEALGTRNYTAAAVGVREGFKADQVAAAIKARIAGVNAQTTGDVLRFAERAVRISDLVRFGISLVALVVGGLLVANTVMMSVYERIREFGLMRALGAKQGFIFRLVLLEALLLGVVGGLLGLLLGQVASGLVNWFTGREVGLALSAITFRLAFFALLVAVVLGLLAGFLPARTASRLKVVEALGRL, from the coding sequence GTGGAAGTTCTGGCACTCATCTACCGCAACCTGCGGGCCCGGCCTGTTCGCAGCATCCTAACTTTGCTGGGCATCGTAGTTTCGACAGCCTCTATGGTGCTTTTTTTGTCATTTGGCGAGGGGCTGCGTAAAGCCCTGGGAGCCGAGTTATCCACCGTGGGGCCTGCGGTGCTGGTCTTGCCGGAGGGTGTCGAAGCCTTTAGCCCAGGCTACCCAGAGCTGCGGCCCGAAACGGTAGAGGCCCTGAAAAAATCTGCCTCCGAACTGGGTATCAGCCAGGTGATCCCGTATGTAGTACTGACTCGAGGGGGGTTGGATCCCCAGAGCGCCTTCGTTTTTCAGGGGATCCCCGAAGGTCTCAGCCCCCAAGCGCTGTACCCCAACCTTACCCTGGCCGCGGGCAGCCTGGTTCCAGGCCCCAAAGGTGCGGTGGTGGGTAGCCGCTTGGCCGAGCGCAACCAACTCGGCCTTGGTAAGGTGCTGCGCCTCTCGCCCAGCATCTCGCTGCGGGTAGAGGGTATTTTGAAGCCCAACGGGGGCCTCTCCGACAACATCATCTACGTTCCTTCTAGCGTCGTGCAGGAGGCCCTGGGCACACGCAACTACACGGCAGCGGCGGTAGGTGTGCGGGAAGGATTCAAAGCCGACCAGGTGGCCGCGGCCATCAAGGCCCGGATCGCCGGGGTGAACGCCCAGACCACCGGGGATGTGCTGCGCTTCGCCGAGCGCGCGGTGCGCATCTCCGATCTGGTGCGTTTTGGCATCAGCCTGGTGGCGCTGGTGGTGGGGGGCTTGCTGGTCGCCAACACGGTGATGATGTCGGTCTACGAGCGTATCCGGGAGTTTGGCCTGATGCGGGCCCTGGGGGCCAAGCAGGGTTTTATCTTTAGGCTGGTGCTCCTGGAAGCCCTGCTGTTGGGGGTGGTGGGGGGGCTTCTGGGCCTGCTCCTGGGCCAGGTAGCCTCCGGGCTGGTGAACTGGTTCACCGGGCGCGAGGTGGGCCTGGCCCTCTCCGCCATCACCTTTCGCCTGGCCTTCTTCGCGCTCCTGGTGGCGGTGGTGCTGGGGCTGCTGGCTGGGTTTTTGCCGGCCCGAACCGCCAGCCGGCTCAAGGTGGTCGAGGCGCTGGGGAGGCTGTGA
- a CDS encoding ABC transporter permease, translated as MSASIATQAPKKVRSHAAGMNLWQVFRIAWRAILGNPLRSVLTTLGVIIGVAAVVALTMVGQGSTANITRSLQSLGTNLLTIGSNTGGRGGGFGLVRFGGPQTITLADAEAVKSAFADRLAGVAPALQSNQQVKVGANNLNVTVIGTWPDYASVRNAQPAQGSFFSEADLQSRRRVAVIGYGIAQDLFGGQDPLGQRIRIAGISFTVVGVLPDKGDSGFASPNYQVMVPLSTYLQRLSRSSTGEPRVNAIYVQAPDKDSLSRLQQELTDFMAQRRKVTDPSEYDFSVQNQADALASVNQVTQTMTLFLGGVAGISLLVGGIGIMNIMLVSVTERTREIGIRKALGAKPRDILTQFLVESVVLSVGGGILGIFLGLAMAGSVGQLLRVTPVFDPFSMVLAFVFSVAVGVFFGFYPASRAARLDPVESLRYE; from the coding sequence ATGAGCGCATCCATAGCGACGCAAGCACCCAAAAAAGTGCGTTCGCACGCAGCCGGCATGAACCTCTGGCAGGTGTTCCGCATTGCCTGGCGGGCCATTCTGGGCAACCCTTTGCGCTCGGTGCTCACCACCTTGGGGGTGATTATCGGGGTGGCGGCGGTGGTGGCCCTGACCATGGTGGGGCAGGGTTCCACGGCCAACATCACCCGCAGCCTGCAAAGCCTGGGCACCAACCTGCTCACCATCGGCAGCAACACCGGGGGGCGGGGCGGGGGCTTTGGCCTGGTGCGCTTTGGAGGTCCCCAGACCATCACCCTGGCCGACGCCGAAGCGGTGAAATCGGCCTTCGCGGATCGCCTGGCCGGTGTGGCACCGGCCCTGCAAAGCAACCAGCAGGTCAAGGTGGGGGCCAACAACCTCAACGTCACCGTGATTGGCACCTGGCCCGACTACGCCAGCGTGCGCAACGCCCAGCCCGCCCAGGGCAGCTTCTTTAGCGAGGCCGACCTGCAAAGCCGCCGCCGGGTGGCGGTGATTGGGTATGGCATCGCCCAGGACCTGTTCGGCGGCCAGGATCCCCTGGGGCAGCGTATCCGCATCGCCGGCATCTCCTTTACGGTGGTGGGGGTGCTGCCCGACAAGGGCGACTCCGGCTTTGCCAGCCCCAACTACCAGGTGATGGTGCCGCTCTCGACCTACCTCCAACGCCTCTCGCGCAGCAGCACCGGCGAGCCCAGGGTAAATGCCATCTATGTGCAGGCTCCCGACAAGGACTCACTCAGCCGCTTGCAGCAGGAACTCACCGACTTTATGGCCCAGCGCCGCAAAGTGACCGACCCCAGCGAGTACGACTTCAGTGTGCAGAACCAGGCCGACGCGCTGGCCTCGGTCAACCAGGTAACCCAGACCATGACCCTATTCCTGGGCGGGGTGGCCGGGATTAGCCTGCTGGTGGGGGGCATCGGCATCATGAACATCATGCTGGTCTCGGTGACCGAGCGCACCCGCGAGATTGGCATCCGCAAGGCCCTGGGGGCCAAGCCCCGCGACATCCTGACCCAGTTTTTGGTGGAGTCGGTGGTGCTCTCGGTGGGGGGCGGCATTCTGGGCATCTTTTTGGGTCTGGCCATGGCCGGCAGTGTGGGGCAACTGCTGCGGGTGACACCGGTCTTCGACCCCTTTAGCATGGTGCTGGCCTTTGTCTTCTCGGTGGCGGTGGGGGTGTTCTTCGGCTTTTACCCGGCCTCGAGGGCGGCCCGGCTCGACCCGGTGGAGTCGCTCAGGTACGAGTAG
- a CDS encoding restriction endonuclease → MAKLGVSSFIKAIARDAARTRRQQEMNRKRKLREQEARRREDERRRAQAEILVKRQQAQTERERKQLEKEEKQQYIQSRIEEVDELNAELSERIRDLSQILQHTLDKNDTIAFSSLRVVEEFPPFTPPQELLTVEPPDKQSYLQKVKPMGIIENALGMRGRYQRELQAAEAQYLSALKTYEEKRVRLEQLKKEYENARQVFLRKVQQRDQEVAELEAAYKEGEASAVMTYTSMVLERSEYPEDFPQSFRLAYSQESKEMVVEYEFPGIDVIPVVAEYKYNKAKDLIEEKPRKPAEIKALYQDIVIAITLRTIHEILEADQGNHIQVVTFNGFVNAVDPATGKDVQPCLISVRTTKDVFMDINLERVDKQVCLRNLGARVSSSPEERLPVKPVVEFDMVDRRFIDQENILNNLDSRPNLMDLSPTEFENLVSNLFGKMGLDTKLTRSSKDGGVDAVAFDTRPVLGGKVVIQAKRYKNTVGVSAVRDLYGTMLNEGASKGILVTTSSYGSDAYDFVKDKPLELIDGGGLLYLLDQVGIKAKIIMPSE, encoded by the coding sequence ATGGCCAAACTAGGTGTTTCTAGCTTTATTAAAGCAATCGCCCGTGACGCGGCTCGAACCCGTCGCCAACAAGAGATGAATCGCAAGCGCAAACTACGTGAACAGGAAGCTCGTCGTAGAGAAGATGAGCGTCGTAGAGCGCAAGCTGAGATTCTCGTCAAACGCCAACAAGCACAAACTGAACGAGAAAGAAAACAACTAGAAAAAGAGGAAAAACAGCAATATATTCAATCTCGCATTGAGGAAGTTGATGAACTCAACGCCGAGTTGAGTGAACGGATAAGAGATCTCAGCCAGATATTGCAGCATACCCTGGATAAAAATGACACAATTGCCTTTAGCTCTCTACGAGTTGTTGAAGAATTTCCACCTTTTACACCTCCCCAAGAGTTACTTACTGTTGAGCCGCCAGATAAGCAGTCATACTTACAAAAAGTCAAGCCAATGGGAATTATTGAAAATGCATTGGGCATGAGGGGCAGGTATCAGCGTGAGCTCCAGGCGGCAGAAGCGCAGTATCTCAGTGCACTTAAGACATACGAGGAAAAGAGGGTTAGGCTTGAACAACTCAAGAAGGAATATGAGAATGCCCGCCAAGTATTTCTAAGAAAGGTTCAGCAACGTGATCAAGAAGTTGCTGAACTCGAAGCAGCTTATAAAGAGGGTGAAGCATCAGCAGTTATGACGTATACAAGTATGGTTTTGGAGCGTTCTGAATATCCTGAGGACTTCCCTCAAAGTTTTCGATTAGCTTACTCACAAGAGTCCAAAGAAATGGTGGTTGAATACGAATTTCCTGGAATTGATGTAATCCCAGTCGTTGCTGAGTACAAGTACAACAAAGCCAAGGATCTTATAGAGGAGAAGCCTCGAAAACCAGCAGAAATCAAGGCTCTTTATCAGGATATTGTAATCGCGATAACCCTGCGAACTATTCACGAAATTCTCGAAGCCGACCAAGGAAATCACATACAGGTAGTTACTTTCAATGGTTTCGTTAACGCAGTGGATCCAGCCACGGGGAAGGATGTGCAGCCTTGTCTTATATCGGTAAGAACAACAAAAGATGTATTTATGGACATCAACCTAGAAAGAGTTGATAAACAGGTATGTCTTCGGAATCTCGGAGCTCGAGTTTCTTCAAGTCCAGAGGAACGGCTGCCGGTCAAACCTGTTGTTGAATTCGATATGGTAGATAGGCGGTTTATTGATCAAGAAAATATCCTGAACAATCTAGACTCACGCCCCAACTTGATGGATTTGAGTCCAACAGAGTTTGAGAACCTAGTTAGCAATTTATTCGGCAAAATGGGCCTAGATACCAAATTAACTCGATCGTCCAAAGACGGTGGAGTTGACGCTGTTGCTTTCGATACTCGCCCGGTATTGGGGGGAAAAGTTGTCATCCAAGCAAAGAGGTATAAAAATACGGTGGGTGTTTCTGCGGTGCGCGACCTCTACGGCACTATGTTAAATGAGGGTGCTAGCAAGGGAATCCTTGTAACGACAAGCAGTTATGGATCCGATGCTTACGACTTTGTCAAGGATAAGCCGCTTGAGCTAATTGATGGTGGAGGACTTCTCTATTTATTGGATCAGGTCGGTATCAAAGCGAAGATTATTATGCCATCGGAATAG
- a CDS encoding TolC family protein, producing MNKFLSSIATLLALAPPALAQGLELPQALQALPNTLDWKSADLNYESAVRQLEAALAALGFKLSGGADYTLRENAGSNLTLSGTASIGVLPWSSSADAVRSAERALERAALARRDARNSLYIALHTQYFNLRQAQTDLAQAQATLALRERQLQIVAAQNQAGSATLSDLLTAQQNLDTARSSLVSAQGALELARLTLAGTLGLNPQQLGSPTTPPEEPSLPDEGLEALLQRALAGRSDVLRALSQLRDAEENLASAERDRLIPNASMSAAYSSSGNSVSAGLNFKSGVASLSAALPVLQGTGSGSPAQGYSLGLSLSVPIFDPVSDSRIRTAQTALQAARQALETARRAAELDVRQKYQNLQTAQAAIAAARAALNIANQNLRTAQARLQAGTGTSVEVQAAQVSQLQAQRNLEAALIQAQLAALALQNALGTDFTATLGGR from the coding sequence TTGAATAAATTTCTTTCATCTATCGCAACCCTGCTGGCCCTAGCACCTCCGGCCCTGGCGCAAGGCCTCGAGCTCCCCCAGGCTCTCCAGGCTTTGCCTAACACCCTGGACTGGAAAAGCGCCGACCTTAACTACGAGAGCGCGGTACGGCAGCTCGAGGCTGCCCTGGCCGCCCTGGGCTTCAAGCTATCGGGCGGGGCCGACTACACCCTGCGGGAAAATGCAGGCAGCAACCTAACCCTCTCCGGCACCGCCAGCATAGGGGTTCTGCCCTGGTCGAGCAGCGCCGATGCCGTGCGCAGCGCCGAGCGGGCCCTGGAGCGGGCCGCCCTGGCCCGGCGCGACGCCCGGAATAGCCTGTACATCGCCCTGCACACCCAGTACTTCAACCTGCGCCAGGCCCAGACCGACCTGGCCCAGGCCCAGGCCACCCTGGCCCTGCGCGAGCGTCAGCTACAGATTGTGGCCGCCCAGAACCAGGCCGGCAGCGCCACCCTGAGCGACCTGCTCACCGCCCAGCAAAACCTGGACACAGCACGCTCGAGCCTGGTGAGCGCCCAGGGAGCCCTCGAGCTGGCCCGGCTCACCCTGGCGGGCACCCTGGGCCTGAACCCCCAGCAGCTCGGGAGCCCCACCACCCCCCCCGAGGAACCCAGCCTGCCCGATGAGGGCCTGGAAGCCCTGCTGCAAAGGGCTCTGGCAGGCCGCTCGGATGTGCTGCGGGCCCTTTCCCAGCTCCGCGACGCCGAGGAAAACCTGGCCAGCGCCGAGCGCGACCGGCTGATTCCCAACGCTTCGATGAGCGCGGCTTACAGCAGCAGCGGCAACTCGGTCTCGGCGGGCCTTAACTTCAAGAGCGGCGTGGCCTCGCTTTCGGCGGCGCTGCCTGTGTTGCAGGGTACCGGAAGCGGTTCGCCGGCCCAGGGCTATAGCCTGGGGCTCTCGCTGAGCGTACCCATCTTCGACCCCGTAAGCGATAGCCGCATCCGCACCGCCCAGACCGCCCTGCAAGCAGCCCGGCAGGCCCTGGAAACTGCCCGCAGGGCCGCCGAGCTGGATGTGCGGCAGAAGTATCAGAACCTGCAGACCGCCCAGGCCGCCATTGCCGCGGCCAGGGCCGCCTTGAATATCGCCAACCAGAACCTGCGCACCGCCCAGGCCCGGCTCCAGGCCGGCACCGGCACCAGCGTGGAGGTGCAGGCGGCCCAGGTGAGCCAGCTCCAGGCCCAGCGCAACCTCGAGGCCGCCCTGATCCAGGCCCAACTGGCCGCCCTGGCCCTGCAAAACGCCCTGGGCACCGACTTCACCGCAACCCTTGGAGGAAGATAG
- a CDS encoding MBL fold metallo-hydrolase, with product MIHILDLHDRAPRVIASFLLETSQGPVLFETGPESRFSVLLDGLNALGYAASDVKHVFVTHIHLDHAGAAWRMAERGATIYVHPKGAPHLVDPSKLWASASRIYGDRMEELWGQMGHVPEGQIEIVQDGQVIQIGEAQIEALETPGHAYHHHAYRIGEVLIGGDVTGVKIGRGPVLPPCPPPEIHIEAWRASIARIRALKLSKIYLTHFGETEDVGPHLDALEARLLEWADWIKQQLKAGLTREQMVQAFEAYVAATLRAAGLSEEEIQEYEFADPAWMSVDGLVRYWNKHHPEEVMS from the coding sequence GTGATCCACATCCTCGACCTTCACGACCGGGCTCCCAGGGTAATTGCTTCGTTCCTGCTGGAAACCAGCCAGGGGCCGGTGCTCTTCGAGACCGGGCCGGAGTCGCGCTTCTCGGTGCTGCTGGATGGCCTCAACGCGCTGGGCTACGCCGCTTCCGACGTTAAGCACGTCTTCGTGACCCACATCCACCTCGACCACGCGGGCGCCGCCTGGCGCATGGCCGAGCGGGGCGCGACCATCTACGTCCACCCCAAGGGGGCGCCGCACCTGGTAGACCCCAGCAAGCTTTGGGCCTCGGCCAGCCGCATCTACGGCGACCGGATGGAAGAACTCTGGGGCCAGATGGGCCACGTGCCGGAGGGCCAGATCGAGATCGTCCAGGACGGGCAGGTGATCCAGATTGGCGAGGCCCAGATCGAGGCCCTCGAGACCCCCGGCCATGCTTACCACCACCACGCCTACCGGATTGGCGAGGTGCTGATCGGCGGCGACGTAACCGGGGTCAAAATTGGGCGCGGCCCGGTGCTGCCCCCCTGCCCCCCGCCAGAAATTCACATTGAAGCTTGGCGTGCGTCCATCGCCCGGATACGGGCCTTGAAGCTGAGCAAGATTTACCTGACCCACTTTGGCGAAACCGAGGACGTAGGGCCCCATCTGGACGCACTGGAAGCGCGCTTGCTGGAGTGGGCCGACTGGATTAAGCAACAACTCAAGGCCGGCCTCACCCGCGAGCAGATGGTGCAGGCTTTCGAGGCCTACGTGGCCGCCACCCTCCGAGCCGCGGGGCTTTCCGAGGAAGAAATACAGGAGTACGAGTTTGCCGACCCCGCCTGGATGAGCGTGGATGGGCTGGTGCGCTACTGGAACAAGCACCACCCGGAAGAGGTGATGAGCTAG
- a CDS encoding TolC family protein has translation MIRFAKRFFWLLPVLVFSAGLAQNSLTLVQALAQAYSRGPSLQSAQATLQNATLQLNALKADPSTLIVALTQAEHNARLAQVNLEATRLSVMQSVVNAYTNLYEAQQNVALFQAQVALNQRNLDVAKARQAAGNATALDVARAQTTLDSSRQSLTNAQSQIPVLSAQLAALLGLSELGNVTVAAPPNPPALEANLEALRNGLFERLPSVLQAQQAVELSQLNVKLADNDYTPAVQLNTAKTSLENNLRTLQTAQQNAQTSLTNAYQAAQNAFRNIALAQANLTNAQKVVEQSQAALRAGTISALQLQADQVSLRSAEYALVQALGNYWRALAAFSVAAGQDFTGLVRAASAP, from the coding sequence ATGATTCGCTTCGCAAAACGCTTTTTTTGGCTGCTACCAGTGCTGGTTTTTTCGGCTGGGCTGGCCCAGAACAGCCTGACCCTGGTACAGGCCCTTGCGCAGGCCTATAGCCGGGGCCCCTCGCTGCAAAGCGCCCAGGCCACCCTGCAAAACGCCACCCTCCAGCTCAACGCCCTCAAGGCCGACCCCAGCACCCTGATTGTGGCCCTCACCCAGGCCGAGCACAACGCCCGGCTGGCCCAGGTCAACCTCGAGGCCACCCGGCTCTCGGTGATGCAGAGCGTGGTGAACGCCTATACGAACCTCTACGAAGCCCAGCAGAACGTGGCCCTGTTCCAGGCCCAGGTGGCCCTGAACCAGCGCAACCTGGACGTGGCCAAGGCCCGCCAGGCCGCGGGCAACGCCACCGCGCTGGACGTGGCCCGCGCCCAGACCACCCTGGACAGCTCGAGGCAGTCGCTCACCAACGCCCAGTCGCAGATACCGGTGCTGTCTGCCCAGCTCGCCGCGCTCCTGGGCCTGAGCGAACTGGGCAACGTGACGGTGGCGGCTCCCCCAAACCCGCCCGCTCTTGAAGCCAACCTCGAGGCCCTGCGCAACGGCCTGTTTGAGCGCCTCCCCAGCGTGCTGCAAGCCCAGCAGGCGGTGGAGCTTTCCCAGCTCAACGTTAAGCTGGCCGACAACGACTACACCCCGGCAGTTCAGCTCAACACCGCCAAAACCAGCCTGGAAAACAACCTGCGCACCCTGCAAACCGCCCAGCAAAACGCCCAGACCAGCCTCACCAACGCCTACCAGGCCGCCCAGAACGCCTTCCGAAACATCGCCCTGGCCCAGGCCAACCTGACCAACGCCCAAAAAGTGGTGGAGCAGAGCCAGGCCGCCCTGCGGGCCGGTACCATCTCGGCCTTGCAGCTCCAGGCCGACCAGGTCTCGCTTAGAAGCGCTGAGTACGCCCTGGTGCAGGCCCTGGGCAACTACTGGAGGGCCCTGGCGGCCTTCTCGGTGGCCGCCGGCCAGGACTTCACCGGCCTGGTGCGGGCAGCCAGTGCGCCCTAG